The Plasmodium vinckei vinckei genome assembly, chromosome: PVVCY_09 genome includes the window ttaCCTCATCATAGTTACACTGCAAAGGGAAGTCTTTGCATGGCCCATGCATATGTATTTGGATAGgcatttataaataaaaaactaataaaaaattaattaggtttgattcatttaaattattatataatagacGTAAAAGAGGAGTAAAAACAAaactaatataaatatgtatttaaaaaaatcaaattatttcttctttattCCATTCTTATACACaccattatatatatttaaaaaaaaataataaacaaaaatatgtattatttcaaaattgaatatttatagaatactaaaaatatatatatttgacaAGCGCGTCTGGGCATATTATACTGATCACATAATACACAGTAATAAGCAATTTAACTTATAATATGAAGCgtatattgtaaaaatatattatgccAGTTTGCTCGTTGCCGCAACTATAAACATTAAGGGATATTacttatacatattattaacatgcacatttatttattaaactaTGGTGTTTTTCTTAAGCATTGGCTAGTGTTTTAGCCAATACTCTTCCATGGCCACATGATATATCACaaataatttcattatcaaataaatcCGAATCAACAAGTGTAGGCTCGTtgtgattttttttgtccCCTAAAGCTAAGCATGaagaattatattttccccatgaatataatttattgtcTGAAAGTAACATAGAATAATAGTAGGTGTTTCCACCTGCTTGtattttatcaatatttttttttattaaactattttgatattttgGATTTAGAGTAATAGCTTTTGGTTCTAGCCATGCTCTTGAACcccaaaaataaataatgttacTTTCTGAACAAGCAATCATATGATTATCTCCACATgcaattaattttatttttatattttcaatttcaaaatatttaactTTATTTGGATAAACTTCATGTGAATATAAATCTCCTATACTATTTTCAATACCTAATTGTCCATAATCATTTCTTCCCCAAACATATACTTCACCATTATTTGATAAAGCCGCTGAAAAACTGTTACCACATGCTATatctttaataataatattattattaacaaaaaaatcaatttcttcaaaaaataattgatcTCCATGATTTCCTTTACCTAATCTACCAAATTCTCCCTTCCCACATCCATAGACTTTTCCACTCTTTGTTAAAGCTAAACTATGTTGTTCACCacaacatatatttataaattcagaattatcattattaaatgcttctatttttttgggtttcattaaattatttttatttccttgtCCTAATCCACTAGctcctttaaaaaaattaccaCCCCATCCCCAACTATataaatcattattttcatcaacCGCCAGTGTATGCTTATATCCACAACACACatctttaaattttatattgttatcATCTAATTCTATTTCTTCTGGCGTTAAAGAAATTTTGCTTTCTTTCCCCCCTTCACTTGACAATGTTCTACCTAATTGCCCTTTATCATTTAATccatatgtataaatttttcCATCAACTATAAAGGCTGCATGATTGCAACCCGCTGATAacttattaatttgtttattttcgAAATTTCGAACTTTTTCGGGAAATGGATATTTTTCTCCCGCTTGcattgaagaaaataaactaTCACCTGAGCATCCCCATCTCCACaagttatatttattttctttatttttttctactttgttttttttagaaCTATAAAATCGAACTTCATTCTTGAGCAGCTGCGTATTACgctttaatatattaaaagtttttagcattttaacattttattcgttaaaaaaaaggggagaaaaaaaaggattGGGGAAcacatttaatattttgttatgacatttgtaataaaaaaattatttaaaacggaaaaaaattaatataattaaaaatatatattaaaggATAACAACCATAAAGGAGTGACCCAAAAATTGTAGTTTAAATCGAcgatattttattcaatttttttcaagttcactgttataaaataaagtggatatataaaatatttgcaCATAGTTATATATTGATGAATATAGATTttagaaattaaaaaaaaaacaaaatattcaattttctatatatgagaattataaaatatagagTACAATTTCACCcattgtaaaatataaagtatatatgtatatacgcATGGGGAAATTGTTGCATATCCCCATAtaagtatttatataataatttatatatcaatTTTCAGCCCTCGAATTTTACTGCGGAAAATAGTAATTCTCAAGGTGTTAttgttataaaatttttatgtttttgtAACGTcattaaaatgttatagaaatgttaaacatattttggTGTATGGACAAATATAgtgataattttaataggtatttttatttcatttaggttttaaataaatgcgCATACGTATGTATGTGTATGCATACTTGGATcgtaaaaattgttttgcatttaaaaaaatatatatacacaaatgttgggaaattttataagcaaatgcatatttatagcCCAGTGATTTTAATGTTTCATACATTTATACttaaacaaatatacaTGCATAAATACATAAGCATATTGtgtgaaataataaattggtTTATAAAAgtgaacaaaaaaaataaatcatatatatagcaatttttaattttatttaaaatttggtaatttagcatattttttaaaaggggtatgaataaaatactACCAACTTGCTTTAACAAAACCTggaaaaaacattttttggATTAAAGCCCGTGCTTGATGTCTACACAGgccaaaaaatttataatatcctCTTGCTCGtccttaaaaaaaatattatgtttCATGTTTATGTAGCTTAAAATTTGAGTGGGaaaacatttaaaaatatagcgTACATATATGGACAACAACATACAAACGGATGtgtattttatgtatacatatttgcataatgtgtataatttttttttaaaatacattAATTATGTGTTACCTGTAATTGCACATCGGTTCCTAAACCTAACAGGGCATGAATCCCTTGGCAAGGAAGATAGTTTATACTTCCAATAAACATATTCAATAGGAGATGAGGCTtctgatatatatttttttagcaaTGCCCGTTTTTCCTTGTATTTTTCAATAAGATATTTTCTCTTTAAATTTCTTTGAATCTTAGCTTCATGCCTTTTTAATACTGTATATTTGTTATTTGGATCTAAtctcttttttaaatttaaacgATGagatttgtttatattatgttGTGTTACTCTCTTTTTGAAAATTGGGTTGtagttatttaaaaataaatagcgACTATGCCTCTCCTTGATACTAAAAGCAGTTGTTTGGACTAAAATGAAATAGGCAATTAaccattttataaaattcagCATTTCACATTttgattaaaaaatatattgtctataaaaaaactttaattaaattatatttattatttatgggAATATCCCTCTGTTTTGGTTTTCTCAAaacaatgaaaaatatatattaactaGGACGATAAATCGAGGTTGTGGAAAAAGAAACTAGCTATACAAAAGTATATGAGAAAAAATGGGAAAAcaataaaacattattatttatattttttcatttttttatttctttgtAAGGTGTGAgagttataatatatttttatttaaaggttaaaaaaaaattgtatctttatcaatataattcatatgAAAGTTTATTTCTAAAACATtagcatataaaataaaaaataataatataataaaaataaataaacatcTTATGAAAacgataaaataaaatcgcGATGAAgctaattttatttatttgtcaataaatttttaattaatgcCATTGGACTTGagattttaataatatgtgtaataaaaatataaacataattataaatgtgACATCGATATATCATGAacttaattatatacacgatataaatattcataaacttaaagagaaaaatagaaacttaaacaaaacaaaaaaatataacaatattatatgcatatataaggCTATTTAAtagtgtatttttttttgtgggAAGAATTTCTATTTTTACTAGAAAAGTATTAATAGTGAAAACGGTATCATAATTTGTTATGTATAAcaacaaaatttaaaggAAATTGCACACacataatattattgataactaatataattaataataaataactGAATGTATTATAAGCAAACAATATGATCTATTGATCTTGATTTTTGCCGAGAATATCGTTGACGAGGGTTTATAATTTCACGGTGAAGCgtattataattaacaTATTTTGGTGTAAGGTCTCCTATATGTTTGATTGGAAtaatatgattttttttgtttaaaatgCTGATTATGTTTTCTTTTGGTGAGTTTACGTTTTTAATTGAATCATTTTCAGATGCAATAATTTCTTCCTTTCGAGCATTTTcaatatctatatttttcatctCATAATTATAGTTTACCATTTTGTTTATCTGATTTTCTGGTTCCAaagtttttttctttttctttttttttatgctgTCCACGGAACTTATTAGCTCTTTATCAGTGTTTTTATAAGATTCACgtaaactttttattttttcaaattttgtattatatgtTTCTTTCTCATCATTTCTCTCTAAGTTTTTATGAAATGAACTATGCGAACTGGAatgtaatttattttttaattttatttcattagaACATTCACGATTTTGTAAATGATATGTTATGTTATcagttatatttttttcagatTTCTTTTTCgtcgttttttttatttcaccTTTTGAGGATTTACGATTTTCTTTGTACGTACTACCCTCGATGGGGTccaatttttcataattattatttacaacaTTCTCAATATTTCCCACCCTACTATTACCATTTACACTAAGATATTCCCAATAGTtgtcaaaatttttaaaactatGATGATATGAATTGGGTGATGAATGTAATCTATTCATTTTTGTCTTATCATGGGAATAATttctttcattatttttagtgtaattatttaatgtgGGAAAAAGATCATTCAAATTGCTGAgattattttcattgtttTGGGTAACAATTGAatctataattttattcaagtttaaaaaaaaaaacgttgaatattttttgtgttcTCTAGCCATTTCTTTGTATTCATTTTCCTTATCTTTCTAAAAATCATAAAAgggaataaataaaataaaatgaattaataaaaaacagcACATATATTGCTcccttttatttattcttaCCGCATAATTTTTGATGATATTAATTGTTCTTAGTAATTCTAtgtatttgtatttatagttattttcatattcataatattgGCCATTGTCTTTCGTTAAGTTTTCCAAATGATTTATTCTGAcacttaaaatatttattttttttaaattttcgaTGTTCAATGAATGcaatcttttattttcattatttaaaaagtttattaaatttcGTAATTCTTCTAAGCTTTCACagtcattttcttttagaATATCCAAGAGGTATTCTTTTtgattttgtatatttccagaaatatcattattttccatttttatctatatgcatatatatatgtgcttAGATACGTTGTATAattcatatgtatattatatttcctCTCTTTTGTAGGATGGGATATACACACGTGCATTTATAGTATCTttgcacatatatatattctctacatatttataactaAAATGATGCATTCTTAGGGTACGAAAAAAGAAACTCCctaatacaaatattatttaaaaaaaattcttaTTTTCTCTCACTTTTATTAAGTTGAATATGAagcataaataaattttacaaaataataaaatttcatttagtcttttttttcttatatgaGAAAAAAGTGAATTGGTATAATATTCTCTTtgtgcatttttttaaacgaAAAgcgatattttttttgacagcgtaaaaaaaagacatttaaatatatgagGCTAGAAGACTACatacataattaataatatacccAGTAacgaaaataatttttatcaattaaattaatttttaaggTAATCTATAGACAATATATGAATGTGTATGTTTTATGgatgtatttatatgaaaaatgtattttaaataaataaaatagacaAGATCCTTAAGacattttgttttcatttttatataaatggcAACACGAAGAAAAGAAAGATGTCACATAACTGGAAATtcgaataaaaataattcgcATTTCACTTTTTCAGACACacaaaatgatgatattttatttgaaactAATAATGGTAGCAATGGCAATGATAATAGTATTGACAAAAGTAATAGTGATAATTTGAGAGAAAATATCCTTAAAAACAATAAGCACTATTTTAATGAAGAAACAATAAAATcttataatgatataaatgtgaatgataataattttttaaatacatgGATAGATACTAAAAACaaatcaaatataaatatattcgaAATTAACAAACATATGAAAGAAAAGGAAATCGAATTTGTTAaacttaataaaataataaatgaaaaaaataatataaattttaaaaatataccttgcaaatttaaaaaaaatgaaggaaaaaaaagtaaagcAAGTATTGATAGATCTACTGCAGAAAcgaataatataaaaagcgaaaaaaaagataaagaaaTTCAAGTAGATGAATTATGGAATTATTTAAGTTATGTTCATAATTCGGATGACAGTAGATtgaaatacaaaattaatgatataatatataaacggACTCAAGATGAAAAAGCTGATGAAAATTTTAGTCAAtctgaaaaaatgaatgaaaTCGAATTGCACCACAAAGACAACACAGATAAGAGATCCCAAAGTATCAATTATGAtgaatacaaaaatataataaaatatatattgccTTCAATGCcagacaaaaaaatagattATTCTTGGAATTGTTTGAAGACGAACTTAAAATGTGAAAGTGATAAAGTGGattataaacaatttgttaattttataaatgagAAATCGgagaattataaaaatatatatataaataaaatagtagCCAgccaaatgaaaaataaagtaataAAGTATAATTTCAATCCTTCAGATGTTAAGTTAAAAacaattaattatattgacAATATTCGATTAAAAGCTTCAGAATTTTCAAAAGCATTTAATGAGTTGATATCAGAAAAAGAGCTATATGATTTGTTTAaaggaaaagaaaaaataaaaattagtgagttagaaaaaattatatcagATATAACTAATGAAAGAACAAAACATACAGTAGAAGGagaagatataaaaaatacgaaagaaacaaataaaaagcaAGGGGGTGATCCTGAAGACGGAAAAGAAGTTCGAAAAAGGGATATATTAACAGATTTTAATATGAaagcatatatatctacactattaacaaataaaaataatgaagtttttgttaaaaattttatagataatttaaatacaaattatgaagcattaaatttacaaaatcattttataaaagatgCATATGATTTTTATTCTAGAAACATCCCCCCTACtgaaaaaatggataacTCATATAATATGGAATTAAATAAGGAAGAAGTAAAAAGAGCTAAATTTTTAATCGAAGAAATCGATTACTCAGTGCGCAATAATTTTCGACCTAAATATttaagtgaaaaaaataataacatcaaaaaaaatcccCAAAACCCATATTTGTCTTTATATGAAATTTTTAAGCACTTAGACAATGATAAAGACAGTTATATAACAAAAGAAGACTTACATAAaagtattaataatttaaaaataaaaaatataaccaATGAAGATGTAAATCTTCttctaaaatatattgatacACAAAAAAAGGGATATATAGATGTTAatgattttttaacaaattataaactGGAAGATAACTCGATGATTTCATGGATTAAAAATACTAATAAACCGTATTTTGAAtttgttaaaaatttaaaaagagAGGACTTTGAAAATTCTAATACTGGATCTCGAAGACGATCAATTAGCGAAAATATaccaaataatgaaaatgcatttattgctaaaaaatatgacgatgcaatatataattataatttagaaTTAGATCAATTTTGCCCTTCTTATGTTATTAGAGAAAGGATacgaaataaatttatagcGAAGCCAGaagattttttaaataaacatataaatgctacaaaatttcatttaaccccttataaaaatacaaataatataattcaaCCAGTAGAGAGTTCTGATCTGTATATGAATGATAACTCACGATTTAAAACAACCTACAATTTGAATTACAACTAGTTGGAAAAACAAATTGgttatttatatagtaaaatattaattttttacataggATTTATggaatatatgtattatccATTCTTATGTGTATACATACGTATGTATATTTTGCacgttttttattaattttataacaaACATGCTTCACCATcgatttatttgaattcaTTGGAGCACCAAAACGGGGCATATATAAAGACATTTGTGTGTAGTATTgtgttaatatatgtattgtTCTGGGttactaattttttatgttaaatattgtttaaaaataagcatTATGAAACTGTCaaaacattattttcatttttttcatcatacaacgagctatttttttagttatttttcaacgataacattttttttgtatcttatactgtaatatttttatatataaatgtgcATTTTCTttagtattatatatatttatttttttaactattATTTAAGTCGGATAAATGTTAACATGTTTTTCATTTCATTGGAGCACAATTACAATTTCATAGATAATTGAagtaaacaaaaatatatataatatgtagaaacaatgaatataaaagtatatatttttttataaaatatagctTTAAATAGACAATGAAACAGATGaggataataataattgcaaaagaaaataaagaagaatTTTGCATTAtcatgtttaaaaaattatagtcTTTTTCTTAAATTTTACTGGAAACATatacattaaaatatacacTAGTTTCCCCGTTAAAAAGACGTGAATATTAATAAGTAATACGCATAATGAATTTATTGATTATTTaacttatatatgtacacaTGGATGTTTAATTTGCTTGCTTGATTTttcttaaaataaattaaggaaaaaatatagcagTAGGGTAAAATAATGAGCCTACATAATATGGAGTGGTTATTGCtgatacatatttttttgtattactTTCTTTATCACTgcattcattatttttttttgaagttTTGCTTTCATTCTCATCACTtaattcttcttttttttcttggttatttaattcatttactttttttttgtttttctcctcattatttatactcAATGTGATATTTGCTAAGGGATATGGGcgataatatacataatgataataataggGATATGAATATGTTTCGGGAACAgcaacatatttttttgtagaTCCAAAACAACCTGATGGTTTAGAACGCAAAACATACTTCCATGCAATATTCGCGGGATAATAAAGAGTAGAGACTGGTTCAGGCCctaaaaaaagatataaaaaaaatatatacaccaattaaaaaa containing:
- a CDS encoding UVB-resistance protein UVR8 homologue, putative; the protein is MLKTFNILKRNTQLLKNEVRFYSSKKNKVEKNKENKYNLWRWGCSGDSLFSSMQAGEKYPFPEKVRNFENKQINKLSAGCNHAAFIVDGKIYTYGLNDKGQLGRTLSSEGGKESKISLTPEEIELDDNNIKFKDVCCGYKHTLAVDENNDLYSWGWGGNFFKGASGLGQGNKNNLMKPKKIEAFNNDNSEFINICCGEQHSLALTKSGKVYGCGKGEFGRLGKGNHGDQLFFEEIDFFVNNNIIIKDIACGNSFSAALSNNGEVYVWGRNDYGQLGIENSIGDLYSHEVYPNKVKYFEIENIKIKLIACGDNHMIACSESNIIYFWGSRAWLEPKAITLNPKYQNSLIKKNIDKIQAGGNTYYYSMLLSDNKLYSWGKYNSSCLALGDKKNHNEPTLVDSDLFDNEIICDISCGHGRVLAKTLANA
- a CDS encoding apicoplast ribosomal protein S14p/S29e precursor, putative — encoded protein: MLNFIKWLIAYFILVQTTAFSIKERHSRYLFLNNYNPIFKKRVTQHNINKSHRLNLKKRLDPNNKYTVLKRHEAKIQRNLKRKYLIEKYKEKRALLKKYISEASSPIEYVYWKYKLSSLPRDSCPVRFRNRCAITGRARGYYKFFGLCRHQARALIQKMFFPGFVKASW
- a CDS encoding calcium-binding protein, putative, with protein sequence MATRRKERCHITGNSNKNNSHFTFSDTQNDDILFETNNGSNGNDNSIDKSNSDNLRENILKNNKHYFNEETIKSYNDINVNDNNFLNTWIDTKNKSNINIFEINKHMKEKEIEFVKLNKIINEKNNINFKNIPCKFKKNEGKKSKASIDRSTAETNNIKSEKKDKEIQVDELWNYLSYVHNSDDSRLKYKINDIIYKRTQDEKADENFSQSEKMNEIELHHKDNTDKRSQSINYDEYKNIIKYILPSMPDKKIDYSWNCLKTNLKCESDKVDYKQFVNFINEKSENYKNIYINKIVASQMKNKVIKYNFNPSDVKLKTINYIDNIRLKASEFSKAFNELISEKELYDLFKGKEKIKISELEKIISDITNERTKHTVEGEDIKNTKETNKKQGGDPEDGKEVRKRDILTDFNMKAYISTLLTNKNNEVFVKNFIDNLNTNYEALNLQNHFIKDAYDFYSRNIPPTEKMDNSYNMELNKEEVKRAKFLIEEIDYSVRNNFRPKYLSEKNNNIKKNPQNPYLSLYEIFKHLDNDKDSYITKEDLHKSINNLKIKNITNEDVNLLLKYIDTQKKGYIDVNDFLTNYKLEDNSMISWIKNTNKPYFEFVKNLKREDFENSNTGSRRRSISENIPNNENAFIAKKYDDAIYNYNLELDQFCPSYVIRERIRNKFIAKPEDFLNKHINATKFHLTPYKNTNNIIQPVESSDLYMNDNSRFKTTYNLNYN